From Streptomyces sp. NBC_00775, one genomic window encodes:
- a CDS encoding CinA family protein, giving the protein MSSTAAEVLRLLTVRGETLAVAESLTGGLVAAEITATPGASKAFRGSVTAYATELKHELLGVDATLLAERGAVDPQVAAQMAVGVRKALGADWGIATTGVAGPEPQDGHPVGTVFVAVDGPSEASFHAAGGGKVIALRLNGDRAEIRMESVRSVLALLLKELAGEQTGNERAQDTEQNGGF; this is encoded by the coding sequence GTGAGTTCCACGGCCGCCGAAGTGCTGCGACTACTCACGGTGAGGGGCGAGACGCTCGCCGTCGCCGAGTCGCTCACCGGTGGTCTGGTGGCGGCGGAGATCACCGCGACGCCGGGTGCCTCCAAGGCCTTCCGGGGTTCCGTGACCGCGTACGCCACCGAACTCAAGCACGAGCTGCTGGGCGTCGACGCCACTCTGCTGGCCGAGCGCGGCGCGGTGGATCCGCAGGTCGCGGCCCAGATGGCGGTGGGTGTGCGCAAGGCGCTCGGTGCCGACTGGGGGATCGCGACCACGGGCGTCGCCGGTCCCGAGCCCCAGGACGGACACCCGGTCGGCACGGTTTTCGTGGCCGTCGACGGGCCGTCCGAAGCATCTTTTCATGCCGCTGGTGGCGGGAAAGTCATAGCGCTGCGGTTGAACGGCGATCGGGCGGAAATCCGTATGGAGAGTGTACGGAGCGTACTCGCACTGCTCCTGAAGGAGCTTGCGGGCGAACAGACCGGGAATGAGCGGGCACAGGATACGGAACAGAACGGGGGGTTTTGA
- the pgsA gene encoding CDP-diacylglycerol--glycerol-3-phosphate 3-phosphatidyltransferase, with protein sequence MTGVPASAAGGSPSTKGAAGAPGASGAPGGSKPARAGKLGAAAVNQASLWNIANILTMIRLVLVPGFVALMLADGGYDPAMRAWAWAAFAVAMITDIFDGHLARTYNLVTDFGKIADPIADKAIMGAALICLSSLGDLPWWVTGVILGRELGITLLRFVVIRYGVIPASRGGKLKTLAQGTAVGMYILALTGALATLRFWVMAVAVVLTVVTGLDYVRQAIVLRRRGIAERQAAAEEAER encoded by the coding sequence ATGACCGGAGTCCCGGCATCCGCGGCGGGCGGCTCCCCCAGCACGAAAGGTGCGGCGGGGGCTCCCGGCGCATCCGGCGCTCCGGGGGGCTCGAAGCCGGCACGGGCCGGGAAGCTGGGCGCTGCGGCCGTCAACCAGGCCAGCCTCTGGAACATCGCCAACATCCTGACCATGATCCGGCTCGTCCTCGTGCCGGGCTTCGTGGCGCTGATGCTGGCCGACGGCGGGTATGACCCCGCCATGCGCGCGTGGGCCTGGGCGGCCTTCGCCGTCGCCATGATCACCGACATCTTCGACGGCCATCTGGCGCGCACGTACAACCTGGTCACCGACTTCGGGAAGATCGCCGACCCCATCGCCGACAAGGCGATCATGGGCGCGGCGCTGATCTGTCTGTCCTCGCTCGGCGATCTGCCGTGGTGGGTGACGGGAGTGATCCTCGGGCGTGAGCTCGGGATCACCCTGCTGCGCTTCGTGGTGATCCGTTACGGGGTCATCCCGGCGAGCCGCGGCGGCAAGCTGAAGACGCTGGCCCAGGGCACGGCGGTCGGGATGTACATCCTGGCGCTGACGGGGGCGCTGGCCACCCTGAGGTTCTGGGTGATGGCCGTGGCGGTCGTCCTGACGGTCGTCACCGGGCTCGACTATGTGAGACAGGCCATTGTGCTGCGCAGGCGTGGAATCGCCGAGCGGCAGGCGGCGGCCGAGGAGGCGGAGCGGTGA
- the rimO gene encoding 30S ribosomal protein S12 methylthiotransferase RimO: MPERRTVALVTLGCARNEVDSEELAGRLEADGWQLVEDAEEADVAVVNTCGFVEAAKKDSVDALLEANDLKGHGRTQAVVAVGCMAERYGKELAEALPEADGVLGFDDYADISDRLQTILNGGIHASHTPRDRRKLLPISPAERQSAGEEVALPGHGAPTDLPEGVAPESGPRAPLRRRLDGSPVASVKLASGCDRRCSFCAIPSFRGSFISRRPSDVLNEARWLAEQGVKEVMLVSENNTSYGKDLGDIRLLETLLPELAEIDGIERVRVSYLQPAEMRPGLIDVLTSTPDIAPYFDLSFQHSAPDVLRSMRRFGDTDRFLELLDTIRSKAPQAGVRSNFIVGFPGETEADLAELERFLTGARLDAIGVFGYSDEDGTEAATYENKLDQDVVDERLARVSRLAEELVAQRAEERVGETVQVLVESIDDEEGAIGRAAHQAPETDGQVIFTSSEGLTVGRIVEAKVVGTEGVDLVAEPLLGALPCTEEAGR; encoded by the coding sequence ATGCCTGAACGCCGTACCGTCGCACTCGTCACCCTTGGCTGCGCCCGTAACGAGGTGGACTCGGAGGAGCTCGCAGGCCGCTTGGAGGCGGACGGCTGGCAACTCGTGGAGGACGCCGAGGAAGCGGACGTCGCCGTCGTCAACACCTGTGGCTTCGTCGAGGCCGCCAAGAAGGACTCCGTCGACGCCCTCCTCGAAGCCAATGATCTCAAGGGGCATGGCAGAACCCAGGCCGTCGTGGCGGTGGGCTGCATGGCCGAGCGGTACGGCAAGGAGCTCGCCGAAGCGCTGCCCGAGGCCGACGGCGTGCTCGGCTTCGATGACTACGCCGACATCTCCGACCGCCTCCAGACCATCCTGAACGGCGGCATCCACGCCTCCCACACCCCGCGTGACCGGCGCAAGCTGCTGCCGATCAGCCCGGCCGAGCGGCAGAGTGCCGGCGAGGAAGTGGCCCTTCCCGGCCACGGCGCCCCCACGGACCTCCCGGAGGGCGTGGCCCCGGAGTCAGGCCCCCGCGCGCCCCTGCGCCGCCGCCTGGACGGTTCCCCGGTGGCCTCGGTGAAGCTCGCCTCCGGCTGCGACCGGCGCTGCTCTTTCTGCGCCATCCCGTCCTTCCGCGGCTCGTTCATCTCGCGCCGCCCCAGCGACGTACTGAACGAGGCGCGCTGGCTCGCCGAGCAGGGCGTCAAGGAGGTCATGCTGGTCTCCGAGAACAACACCTCGTACGGCAAGGACCTGGGCGACATCCGCCTCCTGGAGACCCTGCTGCCCGAGCTGGCCGAGATCGACGGCATCGAGCGCGTGCGGGTCAGCTACCTGCAGCCCGCCGAGATGCGCCCCGGACTCATCGACGTCCTGACCTCCACGCCGGACATCGCGCCCTACTTCGACCTGTCCTTCCAGCACTCCGCACCCGACGTGCTGCGCTCGATGCGGCGCTTCGGCGACACCGACCGCTTCCTGGAGCTGCTCGACACGATCCGCTCCAAGGCCCCGCAGGCCGGTGTGCGGTCCAACTTCATCGTGGGCTTCCCCGGCGAGACCGAGGCCGACCTCGCTGAGCTGGAGCGGTTCCTCACGGGCGCGCGCCTCGACGCGATCGGCGTCTTCGGGTACTCCGACGAGGACGGCACCGAGGCGGCGACGTACGAGAACAAGCTCGACCAGGACGTGGTCGACGAGCGCCTCGCGCGCGTGTCCCGGCTCGCCGAGGAACTGGTCGCGCAGCGTGCCGAGGAGCGCGTCGGCGAGACCGTTCAGGTGCTCGTCGAGTCGATCGACGACGAGGAGGGCGCGATCGGCCGCGCCGCCCACCAGGCGCCCGAGACGGACGGCCAGGTGATCTTCACGAGCAGCGAGGGTCTCACCGTGGGCCGTATCGTCGAGGCCAAGGTGGTCGGCACGGAAGGTGTCGACCTGGTGGCCGAGCCGCTCCTGGGCGCGCTCCCGTGTACTGAGGAGGCGGGCAGATGA
- a CDS encoding helix-turn-helix domain-containing protein, with protein MSIGNSPDGNSPEDERPFEDDREAEQFSIGRALRQARIEAGLTVDDVSNATRVRIVIVHAIEQDDFAPCGGDVYARGHIRTLARAVRLDPAPLLARYDADHGGRPAPTPAAPLFEAERIRPERRGPNWTAAMVAAIVAVIGFVGFTVVKGSGGDDTKTQVAEGSTPTTSTSASPKSETSKPADPKPDPSDSAIAAAPQDKVTVQVSAADGRSWISAKDHNGRMLFDGLLKKGDSKTFQDSSKINLILGDAGAIQLYVNGKKIEDDFQPGAVERLTYTKGDPQVG; from the coding sequence GTGTCCATCGGCAACTCCCCTGACGGCAACTCCCCCGAAGACGAGCGTCCGTTCGAAGACGACCGCGAGGCCGAGCAGTTCTCGATCGGCCGTGCCCTGCGGCAGGCACGCATCGAGGCCGGGCTGACTGTGGACGACGTCAGCAACGCCACCCGGGTCCGCATCGTCATCGTCCACGCGATCGAGCAGGACGACTTCGCCCCCTGTGGCGGCGATGTCTACGCGCGCGGTCACATCCGGACCCTGGCACGCGCCGTCCGTCTCGATCCCGCCCCGCTGCTCGCCCGGTACGACGCCGACCACGGCGGGCGTCCCGCGCCGACGCCGGCTGCCCCGCTCTTCGAGGCGGAACGTATCCGCCCCGAGCGGCGCGGGCCGAACTGGACCGCCGCCATGGTCGCCGCGATCGTCGCGGTGATCGGCTTCGTCGGGTTCACCGTGGTCAAGGGCAGCGGCGGGGACGACACGAAGACGCAGGTCGCCGAGGGGTCCACGCCGACCACCAGTACGTCGGCCTCGCCCAAGTCGGAGACCAGCAAGCCCGCCGATCCGAAGCCGGACCCCTCCGACAGCGCCATCGCGGCCGCCCCGCAGGACAAGGTGACCGTGCAGGTCAGTGCGGCGGACGGACGCAGCTGGATCTCGGCCAAGGACCACAACGGCCGGATGCTCTTCGACGGATTGCTCAAGAAGGGCGACTCCAAGACCTTCCAGGACAGCTCGAAGATCAACCTCATCCTCGGTGACGCCGGCGCGATCCAGCTGTACGTGAACGGCAAGAAGATCGAGGACGACTTCCAGCCCGGCGCCGTCGAGCGCCTCACGTATACGAAGGGCGACCCCCAGGTCGGGTAA
- a CDS encoding DNA translocase FtsK — protein MASRQSAAKKPPAKKAAAPTKAPAKKAPAKKAAAKKAPAKKTAAKKPAPAPAPNPTAGVYKLVRAVWLGIAHAVGAMFRGIGRGAKGLDPAHRKDGVALLLLGLSLIVAAGTWSNLRGPVGDLVEMLVTGAFGRLDLLVPILLGVIAARLIRHPEQPDANGRIVIGLSALVIGVLGQVHIACGAPARSDGMQAIRDAGGLIGWGAATPLTYTMGDVLAVPLLVLLTIFGLLVVTATPVNAIPQRLRLLGQKLGVVHADLDEDELGEDDERYDEQWREALPARSRRRSRAPEEYDPDSAEQEALTKRRSRPRRPAVQQPDMNRPMDAVDVAAAAAAALDGAVLHGMPPSPLVADLTQGVTVERDGYEETTPVPAARAKVPPGAKRPKQEALPVESVVPDLTKAAPAEPRDLPPRAEQLQLSGDITYSLPSLDLLERGGPGKTRSAANDAVVASLQNVFMEFKVDAAVTGFTRGPTVTRYEVELGPAVKVERITALTKNIAYAVASPDVRIISPIPGKSAVGIEIPNTDREMVNLGDVLRLADAAEDDHPMLVALGKDVEGGYVMANLAKMPHVLVAGATGSGKSSCINCLITSVMVRATPEDVRMVLVDPKRVELTAYEGIPHLITPIITNPKRAAEALQWVVREMDLRYDDLAAFGYRHIDDFNQAIRDGKLKTPEGSERELKTYPYLLVIVDELADLMMVAPRDVEDSIVRITQLARAAGIHLVLATQRPSVDVVTGLIKANVPSRLAFATSSLADSRVILDQPGAEKLIGKGDGLFLPMGANKPTRMQGAFVTEDEVAAIVQHCKDQMAPVFRDDVTVGTKQKKEIDEDIGDDLDLLCAAAELVVTSQFGSTSMLQRKLRVGFAKAGRLMDLMESRGIVGPSEGSKARDVLVKGDELDGVLAVIRGEADA, from the coding sequence ATGGCCTCACGTCAGTCCGCAGCCAAGAAGCCGCCCGCGAAGAAGGCGGCCGCTCCGACGAAGGCTCCGGCGAAGAAGGCCCCCGCGAAAAAGGCAGCCGCCAAGAAGGCGCCCGCCAAGAAGACCGCGGCGAAGAAGCCCGCTCCCGCGCCGGCGCCCAACCCGACCGCGGGCGTGTACAAACTCGTACGCGCAGTGTGGCTGGGCATCGCGCACGCCGTCGGGGCGATGTTCCGCGGCATAGGGCGGGGCGCGAAGGGCCTCGACCCGGCGCACCGCAAGGACGGTGTCGCGCTCCTGCTGCTCGGCCTGTCGCTGATCGTCGCGGCGGGTACGTGGTCCAATCTGCGCGGCCCGGTGGGCGACCTCGTCGAGATGCTGGTGACCGGTGCCTTCGGCCGCCTCGACCTGCTCGTCCCGATACTGCTCGGCGTCATCGCGGCCCGGCTCATCCGGCACCCCGAGCAGCCCGACGCCAACGGCCGCATCGTGATCGGCCTGTCCGCGCTCGTGATCGGTGTCCTCGGCCAGGTCCACATCGCGTGCGGGGCGCCCGCGCGCAGCGACGGCATGCAGGCGATAAGGGACGCCGGCGGGCTCATCGGCTGGGGCGCGGCCACCCCGCTGACGTACACGATGGGCGACGTCCTCGCCGTACCGCTCCTTGTGCTGCTCACGATCTTCGGGCTGCTCGTCGTCACGGCGACCCCGGTCAACGCGATTCCGCAGCGGCTGCGGCTGCTCGGCCAGAAACTGGGCGTCGTCCACGCCGACCTCGACGAGGACGAACTGGGCGAGGACGACGAGCGCTACGACGAGCAGTGGCGCGAGGCGCTCCCCGCGCGCTCCCGGAGGCGCTCGCGCGCCCCTGAGGAGTACGACCCCGACAGTGCCGAGCAGGAGGCGCTCACCAAGCGCCGGAGCCGCCCCAGACGCCCCGCGGTGCAGCAGCCCGACATGAACCGGCCGATGGACGCGGTGGACGTCGCCGCGGCGGCGGCAGCCGCGCTCGACGGAGCCGTGCTGCACGGGATGCCGCCCTCGCCGCTGGTCGCCGACCTGACGCAGGGCGTCACCGTGGAGCGCGACGGGTACGAGGAGACGACACCCGTACCGGCCGCGCGTGCCAAGGTCCCCCCGGGCGCCAAGCGGCCCAAGCAGGAGGCCCTGCCGGTCGAGTCGGTCGTGCCCGACCTCACCAAGGCCGCGCCCGCCGAGCCGCGCGACCTGCCCCCGCGCGCGGAACAGCTCCAGCTCTCCGGCGACATCACCTACTCCCTGCCGTCGCTCGACCTCCTGGAGCGCGGCGGCCCCGGCAAGACGCGCAGCGCCGCCAACGACGCGGTCGTCGCCTCGCTGCAGAACGTCTTCATGGAGTTCAAGGTCGACGCCGCGGTCACCGGCTTCACGCGCGGTCCGACGGTCACGCGCTACGAGGTCGAGCTCGGCCCCGCCGTGAAGGTCGAGCGGATCACCGCGCTCACCAAGAACATCGCGTACGCCGTCGCCAGCCCCGACGTGCGGATCATCAGCCCGATCCCCGGCAAGTCCGCGGTCGGCATCGAGATCCCGAACACCGACCGCGAGATGGTCAACCTGGGGGATGTGCTGCGGCTGGCCGATGCCGCGGAGGACGACCACCCGATGCTGGTCGCGCTCGGCAAGGACGTCGAGGGCGGCTATGTGATGGCCAACCTGGCGAAGATGCCGCACGTGCTGGTCGCCGGAGCCACCGGTTCCGGCAAATCGTCATGCATTAACTGCCTGATTACGTCCGTCATGGTCCGTGCGACTCCCGAGGACGTCCGCATGGTCCTCGTCGACCCCAAGCGGGTCGAGCTGACCGCGTACGAGGGCATTCCGCACCTGATCACGCCGATCATCACCAACCCGAAGCGGGCCGCCGAGGCGCTGCAGTGGGTCGTACGGGAGATGGATCTGCGCTACGACGACCTCGCGGCGTTCGGCTACCGGCACATCGACGACTTCAACCAGGCCATCCGCGACGGCAAGCTCAAGACGCCGGAAGGCAGCGAGCGGGAGCTCAAGACCTATCCGTATCTGCTGGTGATCGTCGATGAGCTCGCCGACCTGATGATGGTCGCACCACGAGACGTCGAGGACTCGATCGTGCGCATCACGCAGCTCGCGCGCGCCGCCGGCATCCACCTGGTGCTCGCCACCCAGCGGCCGTCCGTCGACGTCGTCACCGGTCTGATCAAGGCGAACGTGCCCTCCAGGCTCGCGTTCGCCACCTCCTCGCTCGCCGACAGCCGGGTCATCCTCGACCAGCCGGGCGCCGAGAAGCTGATCGGCAAGGGCGACGGGCTGTTCCTGCCGATGGGCGCCAACAAGCCCACCCGTATGCAGGGCGCCTTCGTCACCGAGGACGAGGTCGCGGCGATCGTGCAGCACTGCAAGGACCAGATGGCGCCGGTCTTCCGGGACGACGTCACCGTGGGCACCAAGCAGAAGAAGGAGATCGACGAGGACATCGGCGACGACCTCGACCTGCTGTGCGCGGCCGCCGAGCTGGTCGTCACCTCGCAGTTCGGGTCCACCTCGATGCTCCAGCGCAAGCTGCGCGTCGGCTTCGCCAAGGCAGGGCGGCTGATGGACCTCATGGAGTCCCGCGGCATCGTCGGACCCAGCGAGGGTTCCAAGGCTCGTGACGTTCTTGTGAAGGGTGATGAGCTGGATGGAGTGCTCGCCGTGATTCGTGGGGAGGCTGACGCGTAG
- a CDS encoding response regulator: MVQKAKILLVDDRPENLLALEAILSALDQTLVRASSGEEALKALLTDDFAVILLDVQMPGMDGFETAAHIKRRERTRDIPIIFLTAINHGPHHTFRGYAAGAVDYISKPFDPWVLRAKVSVFVELYMKNCQLREQAALLRLQLEGGGKAALGEAKEPAGLLAELSARLAAVEEQAEALSKQLDDDSADAAAVATAAHLERKLTGLRRALDALEPGTGSGAPSVPSQN, encoded by the coding sequence ATGGTGCAGAAGGCCAAGATCCTCCTGGTCGATGACCGGCCGGAGAATCTGCTGGCGCTGGAGGCGATCCTCTCCGCGCTCGATCAGACACTGGTACGGGCATCGTCCGGGGAGGAAGCGCTCAAAGCGCTGCTCACGGACGACTTCGCGGTCATTCTGCTGGACGTCCAGATGCCGGGCATGGACGGTTTCGAAACCGCCGCGCACATCAAGCGGCGAGAGCGGACCCGGGACATCCCGATCATCTTCCTCACCGCCATCAACCACGGCCCGCACCACACCTTCCGGGGGTACGCGGCGGGTGCGGTGGACTACATCTCCAAGCCGTTCGACCCATGGGTGCTGCGCGCGAAGGTCTCCGTCTTCGTCGAGCTCTATATGAAGAACTGCCAACTCCGGGAGCAGGCGGCCCTGCTGCGGCTTCAGCTGGAGGGCGGCGGCAAGGCGGCACTCGGCGAGGCCAAGGAGCCCGCCGGACTCCTCGCCGAACTCTCCGCGCGGCTCGCGGCCGTTGAGGAACAGGCCGAGGCGCTGTCCAAGCAGCTCGACGACGACTCGGCGGACGCGGCGGCGGTGGCGACCGCGGCCCATCTCGAACGCAAACTCACGGGGTTGCGCAGGGCACTGGACGCGTTGGAGCCGGGCACAGGGAGCGGGGCACCTTCGGTGCCGTCGCAGAACTGA